CGAATCAAACGGACAGCCTCAACAATCAGGTGTTTCGCATTCAGTTATTAACTACGAAGCTGTTCGGTGAGGCGCAGACGGCACGCCATATCGCCGAGGAGATTTTCGACCGCCCGGTTTACATCGATTATGAAGTACCTTATTTCAAACTGCGTGTCGGAGGTTTTGCCGACCGTGATGAAGCAGAAGAGTATCAACTCAAGGCTAAAGCCGTTGGCTATGATAATGCCTGGGTTGTGGTCGTTAATATAGATATCAACCGCCTGCCGGGACTTTACGACAGTCTCCCGGTTCCTGCCGATGATTCGCTGGCGGAGGGTTACGGACCTTACGAGAATGAATGAACCGACGATCATAGGTGTCTTCCCGCACGAATTAAGATCAGAGACTTTGGATCGTGCCGTTTCTTGTCTGTTGACCGGTGACCTGGTGGTGGCTCCGACTGAAACTCAATACGGTTTGTTGGCCCGGGCCGACAGTCAGCCGGCGCTTGACCGGGTGTACCGGGTCAAACAGCGTGATCGGAATATGCCGTTGTCGGTGTTCGTACCGGATATGGCCTCGGTTGCGAGATGGGGGGTATTGACTCCGCCGGCACAAATTCTGGGTGATCGTTTTCTTCCCGGACCGTTGACGCTGGTTCTTAAAGCACAACCACAGGCGGAAGCACTCTTCGCTCAATCAGGTCTGGCTGGTTTCAGGGTGTCTTCGTCTCCGTTGATACAGGCGTTGTGTCGGGAAGTCGGGGTGCCGATTGTAGCAACTTCGGCTAACCTGTCCGGAAAGGAAGTCCCGGCCACAGTGGTTGAGGCCGGTGAGATGTTCGGCGATGCGGTAGCGCTTTATTTGAACGGCGGTGTACTGGCGCGTAAACCGTCTACGGTGGTGCGTTGTCTTAATGACGAGGTTAAAATGATTCGCGAAGGGATTATCGCTGTCTCGGAAATAGAGACGGCGCTTGGGAGGTCTCTTCAATGAGCGATAAATACGTTATTATGTTCGTATGTACCGGAAATACCTGCCGTTCACCTATGGCTGAGGGAGCCTTGCGAGTGCTTTTAGATAAAGAACGACCGGACAAATTCGAGGTGATTTCTTCCGGTACTCATGCCGCCTCGCATTTTCCGGCGACTATTTATGCGATCGAAGCGGCTCGGATATGGGATGCCGAT
This is a stretch of genomic DNA from Candidatus Zixiibacteriota bacterium. It encodes these proteins:
- a CDS encoding L-threonylcarbamoyladenylate synthase — translated: MNEPTIIGVFPHELRSETLDRAVSCLLTGDLVVAPTETQYGLLARADSQPALDRVYRVKQRDRNMPLSVFVPDMASVARWGVLTPPAQILGDRFLPGPLTLVLKAQPQAEALFAQSGLAGFRVSSSPLIQALCREVGVPIVATSANLSGKEVPATVVEAGEMFGDAVALYLNGGVLARKPSTVVRCLNDEVKMIREGIIAVSEIETALGRSLQ
- a CDS encoding SPOR domain-containing protein; translation: MKIIRNICSLTLMLLMVGCVGGGSGPGEEKGDTGQSAGAPENLRFDPLELTDDTQNIPARQPNRGVIGQAPSGIPQPDADQPVDTTIVGLPNQTDSLNNQVFRIQLLTTKLFGEAQTARHIAEEIFDRPVYIDYEVPYFKLRVGGFADRDEAEEYQLKAKAVGYDNAWVVVVNIDINRLPGLYDSLPVPADDSLAEGYGPYENE